One genomic window of Paeniglutamicibacter sp. Y32M11 includes the following:
- a CDS encoding VOC family protein, with product MAWGLIREMGHVSIQTNDVEGSIFDATQLLGLRVTERTANEVYLAANSVHHELVYVESEINGIQSIGLIAQNGDALREIRRRVESENFKIVSHTAVSAGVQDGFSFIGPEGWIFEIYTGMQKSDPGLQGFGPDRYGHINFHPRDPRSMMEFLRRIFDFRLSDVIGDDYAYFMRCNPDHHGIALIAGGGTFHHHAWQVQSIADLAKLGDRLGRAGRELIWGPVRHGAGHNIAAYYVETSGAVVELYTDLEQIYDDEREPVIWAEDENWWNMWSNRRTDDFRTFGIRSVTELKTFH from the coding sequence ATGGCCTGGGGTTTGATTAGAGAGATGGGCCATGTGTCCATCCAGACCAATGACGTCGAAGGTTCGATCTTCGACGCCACACAGCTTCTAGGGCTGCGAGTCACCGAACGTACGGCGAACGAGGTCTATCTGGCAGCCAACTCGGTGCACCACGAACTGGTATACGTCGAGTCAGAGATCAACGGCATTCAGTCCATCGGACTGATCGCGCAGAACGGCGACGCACTGCGGGAAATCCGCCGCCGCGTCGAAAGTGAGAACTTCAAGATCGTTTCACACACCGCCGTCAGCGCAGGCGTGCAAGACGGTTTCAGCTTTATCGGTCCGGAAGGATGGATCTTCGAGATCTACACCGGCATGCAGAAGAGCGACCCGGGGCTGCAGGGCTTTGGCCCAGACCGTTACGGGCATATCAACTTCCACCCACGCGATCCGCGTTCCATGATGGAATTCCTGCGCCGAATCTTCGACTTCCGACTCTCGGATGTCATCGGCGACGACTACGCCTACTTCATGCGGTGCAACCCCGATCACCACGGCATCGCGCTCATCGCAGGTGGCGGCACCTTCCACCACCACGCCTGGCAGGTCCAGTCCATTGCCGATCTGGCCAAGTTGGGCGACCGTCTGGGTCGCGCGGGCCGCGAATTGATTTGGGGTCCGGTCCGTCACGGGGCCGGCCACAACATCGCCGCCTACTACGTGGAAACCTCCGGTGCGGTGGTTGAGCTCTACACCGACCTCGAGCAGATCTACGACGACGAGCGCGAACCGGTGATCTGGGCGGAGGACGAGAACTGGTGGAACATGTGGTCCAACCGTCGCACCGATGATTTCCGTACCTTCGGCATCCGCTCGGTCACCGAACTCAAGACGTTCCACTAA
- a CDS encoding CynX/NimT family MFS transporter produces the protein MIQPKLRSTTGGDGVWIVLVISGITAALHIWKLPAALPLIQENLGLSLVSAGVLLGIVQVAGMVGGLAVSMLAEVIGERRALLLGLALLSLGSALGALSTGANTLLASRAIEGIGFIVATVVSPGLIRRHTPFRRVNLAVGCWSAYQGTATFVGLIASAYFLQIGTWQMWWWIMAAVTLVPMPLILTLVPKDLAAAPGGSRSAARRISITARSSKVWIAGVVFGSYTIQWMAVVGFLPTIYAERGLTGAHAGVLSAVVGGLNGVGAILTGMLLQRGAPARTLLYTSFGLMALFSTLTFAVEWTSVPGGLGWQLACVGLFSLMGAAIPATMTRMAVDLAPEGGSAPAAMGLMQQIFNIGNFTGPMIVAWLATTTGGWSATWWMTCTFAALGIVMATVLLRRQNSVSFSHR, from the coding sequence ATGATCCAGCCAAAACTCAGAAGCACTACCGGCGGCGACGGGGTATGGATTGTTCTCGTGATTTCGGGCATCACCGCGGCCCTGCATATCTGGAAGCTGCCTGCCGCACTCCCACTGATCCAAGAGAACCTTGGATTGTCGTTGGTGTCCGCGGGTGTGCTGCTGGGCATTGTTCAGGTGGCGGGAATGGTCGGCGGACTGGCAGTCTCGATGCTGGCCGAAGTCATCGGTGAGCGTCGCGCCCTGCTCCTGGGTCTTGCCCTGCTCAGCCTCGGGTCGGCGTTGGGTGCCCTCTCGACGGGAGCGAACACCCTCCTGGCTTCGCGAGCCATCGAGGGCATCGGATTTATTGTGGCCACGGTCGTGAGCCCCGGCCTGATTCGGCGCCATACGCCGTTTCGCCGGGTGAATCTGGCGGTGGGTTGTTGGAGCGCCTATCAGGGAACCGCTACCTTCGTGGGATTGATCGCCAGCGCCTATTTCTTGCAGATCGGCACCTGGCAGATGTGGTGGTGGATCATGGCGGCTGTCACCCTGGTACCCATGCCGTTGATCTTGACTTTGGTTCCCAAGGATTTAGCTGCAGCACCGGGCGGGAGCCGATCCGCTGCACGGCGGATCTCCATCACCGCCCGATCCTCCAAGGTGTGGATCGCCGGCGTGGTCTTTGGCTCCTACACCATTCAATGGATGGCCGTGGTGGGATTCTTGCCCACGATCTATGCCGAACGTGGTCTCACCGGCGCACACGCCGGTGTGCTTTCGGCGGTGGTCGGAGGGCTCAATGGGGTCGGTGCGATCCTCACCGGCATGCTGTTGCAGCGCGGCGCCCCCGCCCGCACCTTGCTTTACACCTCCTTTGGACTGATGGCGCTCTTCAGTACGCTGACCTTCGCCGTGGAATGGACCTCTGTTCCCGGCGGGTTGGGGTGGCAGCTGGCCTGTGTTGGGCTCTTCTCGCTGATGGGGGCGGCAATCCCTGCCACGATGACACGCATGGCCGTGGATTTAGCCCCGGAGGGTGGCTCGGCTCCGGCTGCCATGGGTTTGATGCAACAGATCTTCAACATCGGAAACTTCACCGGCCCGATGATCGTCGCTTGGCTGGCCACGACCACCGGCGGATGGTCAGCCACCTGGTGGATGACCTGCACTTTCGCTGCGTTGGGCATCGTCATGGCAACGGTCCTGCTGCGTCGGCAAAACTCCGTGAGCTTTTCGCACCGGTAG
- a CDS encoding FAD-dependent oxidoreductase, producing MAEHIDADVLVIGAGPTGLSTANLLADQGLRVALIEKHWGSGDEPRAISATDETLRVMHQIGILDALAPEMLMGTGARYYGRGGKIIAEVRPGNPRLGHPGKSQFDQPVMEGLLFEAATQRDNIELHFNTEATSIVQHKTGVVVNAVRRGDRSRGVSGVVAGNTKSDHAPASDAQQTELIINAAWVIACDGGRSFTRRELGIGLSGSTQVEKWIVVDLLDVPGTPEPFASFHCNGTRPTVVVPGVKGRRRYEFMLFEGEDEQEMISSTSITKLVAPYQDISTVTVRRATVYTAHQRIAEKYRVGRVLLAGDAAHLMPPFAGQGLNAGIRDAAAAAWRVGAHIAGEGTDALIDDYAAERRPHAEDMVKLSKRIGWVVMNTNPVITRVRDALVIATRALPPLNAWLTQMRFLKQPHYTTGTVAPTPSAVPAAAANLVGRSLPQPVIQTETGVRALDELLSKDWTLLEVTSGNRLVFEDLEGKRTTTTDIEGVFAAAVGMVLLVRPDRYVGGIAPIAERTAMLASLGAKVPRLTGAPVRSEQ from the coding sequence ATGGCGGAGCACATTGATGCCGATGTATTGGTCATCGGGGCCGGTCCGACCGGTCTGAGCACGGCGAACCTGCTCGCTGACCAAGGATTGCGCGTTGCGTTGATCGAGAAGCACTGGGGATCCGGCGATGAGCCGCGCGCCATCAGTGCCACCGATGAAACGCTGCGCGTGATGCACCAGATCGGAATCCTTGACGCTCTTGCTCCCGAAATGCTCATGGGTACCGGGGCTCGATACTACGGACGCGGCGGTAAAATCATCGCCGAGGTCCGGCCGGGCAATCCCCGATTGGGGCATCCCGGAAAGTCCCAGTTCGACCAGCCGGTCATGGAGGGATTGCTCTTCGAGGCCGCGACCCAACGCGACAACATTGAGCTGCACTTTAATACCGAGGCGACCTCAATCGTCCAGCACAAAACGGGCGTCGTCGTCAACGCGGTGCGTCGCGGGGATCGTAGTCGAGGTGTTTCTGGCGTCGTTGCCGGCAACACCAAGAGCGACCACGCTCCGGCCTCTGATGCCCAACAAACCGAGCTGATCATCAACGCAGCCTGGGTCATCGCGTGTGATGGGGGGCGTAGCTTCACCCGGCGCGAATTGGGCATTGGGCTCAGCGGATCGACCCAGGTGGAAAAGTGGATCGTGGTGGATTTGCTCGATGTCCCAGGTACCCCCGAACCGTTTGCGTCCTTCCATTGCAACGGCACCCGCCCCACCGTGGTGGTGCCGGGTGTTAAGGGACGGCGCCGCTACGAATTTATGCTTTTTGAGGGTGAAGATGAGCAGGAGATGATCTCCTCCACGTCGATCACCAAGCTCGTGGCTCCGTACCAAGATATTTCCACCGTCACCGTGCGCCGAGCGACCGTTTACACCGCCCACCAGCGCATCGCCGAAAAGTATCGTGTGGGTCGGGTATTACTCGCCGGCGATGCAGCACACCTCATGCCACCCTTTGCCGGTCAAGGTTTGAATGCGGGTATCCGTGATGCCGCCGCCGCCGCATGGCGCGTTGGCGCACACATCGCCGGCGAGGGAACCGACGCCCTGATTGACGACTATGCCGCCGAGCGTCGGCCCCATGCCGAAGACATGGTCAAGCTGTCCAAGCGCATCGGATGGGTCGTGATGAATACCAACCCGGTGATCACGCGCGTCCGGGATGCCCTTGTTATAGCAACGCGGGCTCTACCGCCGCTAAACGCCTGGCTCACCCAGATGCGATTCCTCAAACAACCCCACTACACCACCGGAACCGTGGCCCCGACTCCCTCCGCAGTTCCCGCCGCCGCTGCCAATCTGGTAGGCCGTTCACTGCCACAACCAGTGATACAAACCGAAACCGGCGTCAGGGCTTTGGACGAACTGCTTAGTAAGGACTGGACGCTACTGGAAGTCACCAGTGGCAATCGTTTGGTGTTTGAGGATCTTGAAGGCAAGCGCACCACAACAACCGATATCGAGGGGGTATTCGCAGCCGCGGTGGGCATGGTCCTGCTGGTTCGTCCCGACCGTTACGTTGGCGGCATCGCGCCTATCGCGGAGCGAACAGCCATGCTGGCATCGCTGGGTGCCAAGGTCCCTCGGCTCACCGGGGCACCAGTTCGCAGCGAACAGTAA
- a CDS encoding alpha/beta fold hydrolase, with protein sequence MGYITVGTENSTSIDLYYEDQGDGQPVVLIHGYPLDGHSWERQTRALLEAGYRVITYDRRGFGASSKVGTGYDYNTFAADLNTVLETLDLNDVVLVGFSMGTGELARYVSTFGHQRVAKLAFLASLEPFLVARDDNPAGVPQEVFDDIITQATNDRFAWFTNFFGNFYNLSDTLGERISQEAVTASWNTATSSAPIAAYAVVSAWIEDFRGDVEAVRASGKPALILHGTADNILPIDATARRFHQAFPEADYIEVEGAPHGLLWTHAEEVNAALLAFITT encoded by the coding sequence ATGGGCTACATCACCGTTGGAACCGAGAACTCCACGTCGATCGATCTTTACTACGAAGACCAAGGAGACGGCCAACCCGTCGTCCTGATTCATGGATACCCGCTCGATGGCCACAGCTGGGAACGCCAAACTCGGGCTCTGCTCGAGGCCGGTTACCGAGTCATCACCTACGACCGCCGAGGATTCGGAGCCTCCAGCAAGGTGGGCACCGGGTATGACTACAACACCTTTGCCGCCGACCTGAACACGGTGCTCGAGACCCTGGACCTGAACGATGTCGTCCTCGTGGGTTTCTCCATGGGCACCGGTGAACTGGCCCGTTACGTTTCCACCTTCGGACATCAGCGCGTCGCCAAGCTAGCCTTCCTAGCCTCACTCGAACCATTCTTGGTCGCACGCGACGATAACCCCGCCGGCGTCCCCCAAGAGGTCTTCGACGACATCATCACCCAAGCCACGAATGATCGATTCGCCTGGTTCACCAACTTCTTTGGCAACTTTTACAACCTCAGCGACACCCTCGGTGAGCGCATTAGCCAGGAGGCGGTCACCGCCAGCTGGAACACTGCCACCTCGAGCGCGCCGATCGCCGCCTACGCGGTGGTTTCGGCCTGGATTGAGGACTTCCGAGGCGATGTTGAAGCGGTTCGGGCCAGCGGTAAGCCGGCGCTGATCCTGCATGGGACCGCAGATAACATCCTGCCCATCGATGCCACCGCCCGGCGCTTCCACCAGGCGTTCCCCGAGGCTGACTACATCGAGGTAGAGGGCGCGCCGCACGGCCTGCTGTGGACTCACGCCGAGGAAGTAAACGCGGCCCTGCTGGCCTTCATAACCACGTAG
- a CDS encoding Na+/H+ antiporter: MFGLEIVVILGVTIFVGTGLAHSLRVAPPVIRLIGGVLLGFVPVLREVSLPPEVVLFLFLPALLFWESLTTSLREIRANFRGIVMTSTLLVVATAGVVAVIAHALGMPWGPAWVLGAALAPTDATAVGALTRSLPRRNVTLLRAESLINDGTALVIYGIAVTFTLGEEAITTAHISWLVLLAYGGGILIGSALAWLVLKTRSRLDHPVQETVLSILTPFLGYLLAEMIEASGVLAVVTAGLIMSQAAPRRARAGTRRQSDGFWSLATYLLNASLFVLVGLELQAAIRALEAPLVIRGLLLIALVSVALIVVRIVFLFTSTQLIRLLDRRPAQRLRRMSYRARIVSGLCGFRGAVSLAAALGVPLLLSSGEPFPERDMLVFVTAGVIVVTIVVQGILLPLVLRWAALARDTAIEQEKLLAQRTAAEEVLMDIDRLAAQLNTEAPVTERLRQEYATHLRVLDAGAGLVEAEEELRHHQQYTALRLAVLENKRATMVRLRNEEHIDDTVLRQLQSTMDAEELRLAPEDLTE, encoded by the coding sequence ATGTTCGGATTAGAGATCGTTGTGATTCTGGGTGTCACCATTTTTGTTGGCACAGGTCTTGCCCATTCTCTGCGGGTGGCCCCACCGGTAATACGGCTGATTGGCGGCGTATTGCTGGGATTTGTGCCGGTGTTGCGTGAGGTCTCTCTGCCCCCGGAAGTGGTGCTTTTCCTCTTCCTGCCGGCCCTGTTGTTTTGGGAATCCCTGACCACCTCACTGCGTGAAATTCGTGCGAACTTTCGTGGCATCGTAATGACCAGCACGCTACTGGTGGTGGCCACCGCCGGCGTGGTGGCGGTGATCGCCCACGCCCTAGGTATGCCATGGGGTCCGGCCTGGGTCCTGGGTGCGGCGCTGGCTCCCACCGATGCGACGGCCGTCGGTGCACTGACCCGCAGCCTGCCGCGGCGCAACGTGACCCTACTGCGTGCCGAGTCCTTGATTAACGACGGCACGGCTCTGGTGATCTATGGCATCGCTGTCACCTTCACCCTCGGGGAAGAGGCGATCACCACGGCACACATCTCCTGGCTGGTGCTGCTGGCCTACGGCGGCGGAATCCTCATCGGTTCCGCGCTGGCGTGGTTGGTCCTAAAGACGCGCTCCCGTCTGGATCATCCGGTGCAGGAAACCGTGCTGAGCATCCTGACCCCGTTCCTGGGCTACCTCCTAGCGGAAATGATCGAGGCCTCGGGAGTGCTCGCAGTGGTGACCGCCGGACTGATCATGAGTCAGGCGGCACCGCGTCGAGCCCGCGCCGGAACACGACGACAGTCAGACGGTTTCTGGTCACTGGCCACCTACCTGTTGAACGCCTCGCTTTTTGTGTTGGTGGGCCTGGAACTGCAGGCCGCCATACGAGCTCTGGAAGCTCCGTTGGTTATTCGTGGGTTGCTGCTGATCGCGTTGGTTTCCGTCGCATTGATCGTGGTGCGCATCGTCTTCCTCTTTACCAGCACCCAATTGATCCGCCTGCTCGATCGACGCCCGGCTCAACGCCTGCGGCGGATGAGCTACCGGGCCCGAATCGTCAGCGGACTCTGTGGATTTCGCGGCGCCGTATCCCTGGCCGCGGCACTCGGTGTCCCGCTGCTGCTCTCCTCCGGGGAGCCCTTCCCCGAGCGCGACATGTTGGTCTTCGTCACGGCCGGCGTCATCGTGGTGACCATCGTGGTGCAGGGCATCCTGCTGCCGCTGGTGCTGCGCTGGGCTGCCCTGGCCCGGGACACCGCGATCGAGCAGGAGAAGCTGCTGGCCCAGCGAACCGCGGCCGAAGAAGTGCTGATGGACATTGATCGCCTTGCCGCGCAGTTGAACACCGAAGCGCCAGTCACCGAACGGCTTCGCCAGGAATACGCAACCCACCTGCGAGTTCTAGACGCGGGAGCGGGTCTTGTCGAGGCCGAGGAAGAGTTGCGCCACCACCAGCAATACACGGCACTGCGTTTGGCCGTCCTCGAAAACAAGCGGGCCACCATGGTGCGGCTGCGCAACGAGGAACACATCGACGACACGGTGCTGCGCCAACTCCAGAGCACCATGGATGCCGAGGAACTCCGATTGGCACCGGAAGACCTCACCGAATAA
- a CDS encoding helix-turn-helix domain-containing protein, with protein sequence MDTPRGPLMPTGEGTSHVVRREPSVTLRDLVAHCWLPTWQIPAGASHEQRILTFPGCNLGIEDGVGTLYGPVTQLSLKRLTGSGRAFGVLFRPGTAFLLSPVPIAELVDGSVPALDCGLGDAESIHAALYAGATAEQGQLRAVQIFEHWLSLRLPDGADDEGLLLNRICADIESTPGIQRVAQLCERWQIGERSLQRMVRTRMGITPKWLLQRHRLQEAAVLMGQGVGPNLARLAHALGYADQAHFTRDFTGVTGMSPGEYVRQVQGGPTSN encoded by the coding sequence ATGGATACTCCACGCGGCCCACTGATGCCGACCGGCGAAGGAACATCGCACGTCGTTCGACGCGAGCCGTCGGTGACACTGCGTGATCTCGTGGCGCACTGTTGGCTGCCCACGTGGCAGATTCCGGCTGGGGCCAGTCACGAACAGCGGATCCTCACCTTTCCCGGCTGCAACCTTGGGATCGAAGACGGTGTCGGGACGCTCTATGGGCCGGTCACGCAATTGTCACTCAAGCGGCTCACTGGTTCGGGACGCGCTTTTGGAGTGCTCTTCAGACCCGGTACCGCGTTCCTGCTCAGCCCGGTGCCTATCGCGGAGTTGGTGGACGGTTCGGTCCCCGCTCTCGACTGTGGGCTGGGAGATGCCGAATCCATCCACGCTGCCCTGTATGCGGGGGCTACCGCGGAGCAAGGACAACTGAGGGCGGTCCAGATCTTTGAGCACTGGCTCTCCCTTCGTCTCCCCGACGGGGCGGATGACGAAGGGCTGCTGCTGAACCGAATTTGTGCGGATATCGAGTCCACTCCCGGGATCCAACGCGTTGCGCAGCTCTGTGAACGGTGGCAAATCGGCGAGCGCAGTTTGCAGCGGATGGTGCGAACCCGCATGGGCATCACCCCAAAATGGCTGTTGCAGCGCCATCGTCTCCAGGAAGCGGCGGTGCTAATGGGCCAGGGCGTGGGTCCGAATCTGGCGCGTCTGGCCCACGCGCTCGGCTATGCGGATCAGGCGCATTTCACGCGGGATTTCACCGGCGTCACCGGGATGAGCCCCGGCGAATATGTCCGCCAGGTTCAGGGTGGACCCACCAGCAACTGA
- a CDS encoding fumarylacetoacetate hydrolase family protein, giving the protein MQYASFLAPNGSETWGVVIDEVAHDLGPTGLNLAATIRESIEKGIFGTDLDLTGAPTHPEAELTFLPSLHNPGKIICIGVNYRAHQEESGKTGQTAPTVFTRFADSQMGHLADAVKPASTTKFDYEGEMALVIGKEAWHVTEEDSWDYIAGYAAYNDFSVRDWQKAASQWIPGKNFPSTGGFGPYLVPAADLGDVNELTLETRVNGETRQKASVSDLVFTIPQLMAYVTGFTKLNPGDVIVTGTPGGVGLFWGEGGLLNAGDVVEVEITGLGILRNTVANEIN; this is encoded by the coding sequence ATGCAGTATGCATCCTTCCTTGCTCCCAATGGCTCCGAGACCTGGGGCGTTGTCATCGACGAAGTCGCCCACGATCTAGGTCCGACCGGCTTGAACCTCGCAGCCACCATCCGTGAGTCCATCGAAAAGGGCATCTTCGGCACCGACCTTGATCTCACCGGTGCGCCGACCCATCCCGAAGCCGAACTCACCTTCCTCCCGTCGTTGCACAACCCGGGCAAGATCATCTGCATCGGTGTGAACTACCGAGCGCACCAGGAAGAATCGGGCAAGACCGGGCAGACCGCCCCCACGGTTTTCACCCGCTTCGCCGATTCCCAGATGGGCCACTTGGCCGATGCCGTGAAGCCGGCTTCCACCACCAAATTCGACTATGAGGGCGAAATGGCTCTGGTCATCGGCAAGGAAGCTTGGCACGTCACCGAGGAAGATTCCTGGGACTACATCGCCGGCTATGCCGCCTACAACGATTTCTCCGTGCGCGACTGGCAGAAGGCCGCCAGCCAGTGGATTCCGGGTAAGAACTTCCCCTCCACCGGTGGATTCGGCCCCTACTTGGTTCCCGCAGCAGATCTGGGCGACGTCAACGAACTCACCCTCGAAACCCGAGTTAACGGCGAGACCCGCCAGAAGGCCTCGGTCTCGGATTTGGTCTTCACCATCCCGCAGCTCATGGCCTATGTCACCGGCTTCACCAAGTTGAACCCGGGAGACGTCATTGTCACCGGCACTCCCGGCGGTGTCGGTCTCTTCTGGGGCGAAGGTGGCCTGTTGAATGCGGGCGATGTTGTTGAGGTTGAGATCACCGGTCTGGGCATCCTGCGCAATACTGTCGCAAACGAAATCAACTAA
- a CDS encoding Dps family protein, protein MAAKTSNTAGFTVPGLSLTNGHKVASALQMRIHAFNDLQLTLKHAHWNVVGRDFIGVHEMLDPQIDLVRAMIDALAERMATMGVAPNGLPGALVAARAWDDYEIGRASTSEHLAALDLVYTGIIESMRKTIEEVGKLDPITEDILIGQTGQLEQFQWFMRSHLENNEGELVNKDTSTEKSAAKKAK, encoded by the coding sequence ATGGCAGCAAAAACATCAAACACAGCAGGATTCACCGTTCCGGGACTGAGCCTGACCAACGGCCACAAGGTCGCGAGCGCTCTGCAGATGCGGATCCACGCATTCAACGACCTGCAGCTCACGCTCAAGCACGCACACTGGAATGTGGTGGGACGTGACTTCATTGGCGTCCACGAAATGCTTGATCCGCAGATCGATCTGGTCCGCGCCATGATCGACGCACTGGCCGAACGCATGGCCACCATGGGTGTGGCCCCCAATGGTTTGCCCGGCGCCCTGGTTGCGGCACGAGCGTGGGACGACTACGAGATTGGCCGGGCCAGCACCAGCGAGCACCTCGCCGCGCTCGATCTGGTCTACACCGGGATTATCGAGTCAATGCGCAAGACCATCGAGGAGGTCGGAAAGCTGGACCCGATCACCGAGGACATCCTCATTGGTCAGACCGGTCAGCTGGAGCAATTCCAGTGGTTCATGCGTTCGCATCTGGAAAACAATGAGGGCGAATTGGTTAACAAGGACACCAGCACCGAAAAGAGCGCGGCCAAAAAGGCCAAGTAG
- a CDS encoding GNAT family N-acetyltransferase: MQPNPATTTAAALRIVPANRASSEDLGLIFGTRGEPGHCQCQWFQNPGKSFAALTDEERTERLRVATACGNPRAAATSGLVGYLADEPVGWCAIEPRTAYPRLRTSRVPWSGRAEDPDDEGVWALVCFVTRTGYRRRGISRAMVPAAVDFARERGASAVEGYPILLPEGKAAMWGEMYVGSRSIFADAGFSEVSHPTPRRLVMRIDFRAQT; this comes from the coding sequence ATGCAACCGAACCCAGCAACCACCACGGCCGCCGCATTGCGCATCGTTCCGGCCAATCGGGCCAGCAGCGAGGACCTGGGGCTGATCTTCGGCACCCGGGGCGAGCCCGGGCACTGTCAATGCCAGTGGTTCCAGAATCCAGGCAAGAGCTTTGCCGCCCTCACCGATGAGGAGCGGACCGAGCGCTTGCGCGTTGCGACCGCGTGCGGAAATCCGCGGGCCGCGGCCACCAGCGGGCTGGTCGGGTATCTCGCCGATGAACCGGTGGGCTGGTGCGCGATCGAGCCCCGCACCGCCTACCCTCGTTTGCGCACCTCACGGGTCCCATGGAGCGGGCGCGCGGAAGATCCGGACGATGAGGGTGTGTGGGCCTTGGTCTGTTTTGTCACGCGCACCGGCTACCGGCGCCGGGGCATCAGCCGGGCCATGGTCCCCGCCGCGGTGGACTTTGCCCGTGAACGCGGGGCCAGCGCCGTGGAGGGCTATCCGATACTTTTGCCCGAGGGTAAGGCCGCGATGTGGGGAGAGATGTATGTGGGCAGCCGGTCCATCTTTGCCGACGCGGGATTCAGCGAGGTCAGCCATCCCACACCGCGCCGGCTGGTCATGCGCATCGACTTTCGGGCCCAGACCTGA
- a CDS encoding glyoxalase/bleomycin resistance/extradiol dioxygenase family protein: protein MSTEPKTQGATGEHTNQGVPHGYTALTPFIVVDPAQEAIEFYRAVFGAKVLSVMPGAPREDGSGTVAHVELDFGNGILQLSDPQASYGLVAADAQHTNNSIAVYVHDVDAVFSLALEHGATAVEQPANFVSGDRFATFADAFGRRWNVMTRVEDLSREESESRVTAWLASFSAGETA from the coding sequence ATGTCTACGGAACCAAAAACCCAGGGCGCGACCGGAGAACACACGAACCAAGGTGTGCCACATGGCTACACCGCACTGACGCCGTTCATTGTCGTTGACCCTGCCCAGGAAGCGATCGAGTTCTATCGAGCAGTATTCGGTGCCAAAGTGCTCTCGGTGATGCCCGGCGCCCCACGGGAGGATGGCAGCGGAACCGTCGCGCATGTCGAACTCGATTTTGGCAATGGCATTCTGCAGCTATCGGACCCTCAAGCGTCCTACGGGTTAGTTGCGGCCGATGCGCAACACACCAACAATTCCATTGCGGTCTACGTTCACGACGTAGATGCGGTCTTTTCCCTGGCGCTGGAACATGGGGCCACCGCGGTGGAGCAACCGGCCAACTTTGTCTCCGGGGACCGCTTTGCGACCTTCGCCGATGCCTTTGGGCGGCGCTGGAACGTCATGACACGGGTGGAGGATCTTTCCCGGGAGGAGTCCGAGTCTCGGGTCACCGCTTGGCTGGCGAGCTTCAGCGCGGGCGAAACCGCATAG
- a CDS encoding VOC family protein, whose translation MVKVLARSPHRTRRTPWAFTAMLAAFAFILVACGANPATTAAGSDPATSALGPGLSMGPVELVTSDLDGLQRFYTEGVGLSIISSDEDDAILGIEDTELLHLIAADSPDATPDDYTQAGLYHSAFLFDQEEELAAAVLRTATLTPASFQGSSDHKVSKAFYFADPDGNGVELYVDTPESTWEWNEGLVTMGSAALDPNAFITEHLGNRAPATQASGVSMGHVHLRGGELTEAEQFYEDGLGFAVSARSQGAIFLAANGYHHHLAVNTWSSSGAGQRPETLGLQTVTVLVSSATELESLAARLSAINVPFTSGTGTLTTSDPWGTQIRVRVTA comes from the coding sequence ATGGTCAAAGTCTTAGCGCGCAGCCCCCACCGAACTCGGCGCACACCGTGGGCGTTCACTGCGATGCTCGCCGCCTTCGCCTTTATCCTCGTGGCCTGCGGAGCAAATCCCGCCACTACGGCCGCTGGCAGTGACCCTGCAACCAGCGCCCTGGGTCCGGGATTAAGCATGGGCCCCGTCGAATTGGTGACATCGGATCTCGACGGACTCCAGCGCTTTTACACCGAAGGTGTTGGCCTCAGTATCATCAGCAGCGACGAAGACGATGCCATCCTGGGCATCGAGGACACCGAGCTCCTTCACCTGATTGCCGCCGACTCCCCTGACGCCACCCCAGATGACTACACCCAGGCCGGCCTTTACCATTCGGCGTTCCTGTTTGACCAAGAGGAAGAACTGGCAGCCGCCGTGCTGCGCACCGCGACCTTGACACCTGCCTCATTCCAGGGATCCAGCGACCACAAGGTGAGCAAGGCCTTCTATTTTGCCGACCCAGACGGGAACGGTGTTGAACTCTACGTTGATACCCCCGAGAGCACTTGGGAATGGAACGAAGGTCTTGTCACGATGGGATCGGCCGCCCTGGACCCGAACGCCTTCATCACCGAGCACCTGGGCAACCGCGCCCCGGCCACCCAGGCTTCGGGCGTATCGATGGGACATGTCCACCTGCGCGGTGGCGAATTAACCGAGGCAGAGCAGTTCTACGAAGACGGGCTGGGATTCGCGGTGAGCGCCCGCTCGCAGGGAGCGATCTTTCTGGCGGCCAATGGCTACCACCACCATCTTGCCGTCAACACCTGGTCTTCTTCCGGAGCTGGCCAACGACCCGAGACCCTCGGGCTTCAAACTGTCACCGTTTTAGTATCAAGCGCGACCGAGTTGGAGTCGCTCGCCGCGCGGCTATCCGCCATCAACGTTCCATTCACGAGTGGCACCGGGACCCTAACAACAAGCGACCCATGGGGCACTCAAATCAGGGTGCGCGTCACGGCCTAA